One Methylocapsa sp. D3K7 DNA window includes the following coding sequences:
- a CDS encoding glutamine amidotransferase — MPACSPLRRRILIILHQKHSTPGRLGRLLRAQGCELDCRCPRYGDPLPDTLHGYAGVIVFGGPMSVNDGDAWIRREIDWIGIPLKEGTPFLGICLGAQMLARHLGHRVRPHAQGRVEVGYYRIQPTEHGHRICDCRFPDHVYQWHREGFELPCGATLLAKGQDFEAQAFRYQEKAYGFQFHPEVNFAIMCRWSLLTRERMAEPGARPRHRHVEGWLRHDRTIARWSSAFLASWLAGGQPATPPAALLLAETPAPQH; from the coding sequence ATGCCAGCTTGCTCCCCTTTGCGGCGCAGGATCCTGATCATCCTGCACCAAAAACATTCGACGCCCGGGCGGCTCGGGCGGCTCTTGCGTGCGCAGGGATGTGAGCTTGATTGCCGCTGCCCCCGTTACGGTGATCCGCTTCCGGACACATTGCACGGTTACGCCGGAGTGATCGTGTTCGGGGGTCCTATGAGCGTCAATGATGGAGACGCCTGGATACGCCGGGAGATCGACTGGATCGGGATTCCTCTTAAGGAAGGTACCCCATTTCTGGGGATTTGTCTCGGTGCCCAGATGCTCGCGCGCCATCTCGGTCATCGCGTCCGCCCGCATGCGCAAGGGCGCGTGGAAGTCGGTTACTACCGAATCCAGCCAACCGAACACGGGCATCGCATTTGCGATTGCCGCTTCCCGGACCACGTTTACCAGTGGCACCGTGAAGGTTTCGAGTTGCCATGCGGAGCTACCCTCCTGGCCAAGGGTCAGGATTTTGAGGCGCAGGCGTTCCGCTATCAGGAGAAGGCCTATGGCTTCCAATTCCACCCGGAGGTGAATTTCGCCATCATGTGCCGCTGGTCGCTGCTGACACGGGAACGTATGGCCGAGCCAGGCGCCAGACCGCGTCATCGTCATGTCGAAGGCTGGCTCCGGCATGATCGCACCATCGCGCGCTGGTCAAGCGCTTTTTTAGCCAGCTGGCTTGCGGGCGGCCAGCCCGCGACCCCGCCCGCGGCATTGTTGCTGGCCGAAACTCCTGCTCCCCAACATTGA
- a CDS encoding SDR family NAD(P)-dependent oxidoreductase, translating into MSGAIAEGEGTGARRVTVITGASGGIGADLARVFARQGHDLVLIARSGAALESLASEIAVPGRSPPLVLVLDLLAPGAIDQIAAALRTAGVSPDILVNNAGFGLLGPAASLDTAEQLALIDLNIRAAVEMTLRFLPAICAARGKILNVASVASYFPGGPGMAAYYASKSFLLSFSLALSQELRPQGVTVSALCPGYTKTGFQARAGFGPGLGLTRFPGTAAISVAEAGYTGLMAGKQEIVPGFFNKVSVLLLPFLPKSVVLIIISRLQQNRVRPR; encoded by the coding sequence ATGAGCGGCGCAATAGCTGAAGGCGAGGGCACCGGAGCGCGCCGCGTCACGGTCATTACAGGCGCCTCTGGCGGGATCGGCGCCGATTTGGCCCGTGTCTTCGCCCGCCAAGGTCATGATCTCGTTCTGATCGCGCGAAGCGGCGCGGCACTGGAAAGTCTAGCCAGCGAAATCGCGGTGCCCGGCAGGTCTCCGCCTTTGGTGCTGGTGCTGGATTTGCTCGCGCCTGGGGCCATTGATCAAATCGCTGCGGCACTTAGAACCGCTGGGGTTTCGCCGGATATCTTGGTCAATAATGCGGGATTTGGCCTTCTTGGTCCCGCCGCCTCCCTCGATACGGCCGAGCAACTGGCGCTCATTGATCTCAACATCCGTGCCGCCGTGGAAATGACCTTGCGCTTTCTGCCAGCGATTTGCGCCGCGCGCGGCAAAATCCTCAACGTCGCGTCGGTGGCATCCTACTTTCCCGGCGGTCCTGGAATGGCGGCGTATTACGCCTCAAAATCATTCCTGCTCTCGTTTTCGCTCGCTCTTTCACAAGAATTGCGGCCGCAAGGCGTCACGGTGTCGGCACTGTGTCCTGGCTACACAAAGACCGGGTTTCAGGCCCGGGCCGGTTTCGGTCCAGGCTTGGGCCTCACACGATTTCCGGGGACGGCGGCAATCTCGGTCGCCGAAGCAGGCTATACCGGGCTCATGGCCGGGAAGCAGGAAATCGTACCGGGATTCTTCAACAAAGTCAGCGTTTTGCTCTTGCCATTTCTGCCAAAATCCGTAGTTTTGATCATTATTTCGCGGTTGCAGCAAAATCGGGTGCGTCCGCGTTAA
- a CDS encoding TerB family tellurite resistance protein, whose protein sequence is MFAALKNFIAEVSGTDQTARRFDEEDYRLAAVALLVHIANVDGTTDLAEQRRLKAIIGERFGLDAGATAELIATAEESDREAVDFYRFTSVLKRALDDDGRQKIVEMLWDIAYADGVADEFEENTIWRIAELLGVSTRDRVLLRQRVAGRAPAPAPTRGPWAAPAAAKDKA, encoded by the coding sequence ATGTTCGCTGCGTTGAAAAATTTTATCGCTGAGGTCAGCGGCACGGATCAAACCGCCCGGCGCTTCGACGAGGAGGATTATCGTCTCGCGGCCGTCGCTTTGCTCGTTCACATCGCCAATGTCGACGGCACCACAGACCTCGCCGAGCAGCGGCGCCTGAAAGCAATCATTGGCGAGCGGTTCGGCCTCGACGCCGGCGCCACCGCGGAATTGATCGCGACGGCAGAGGAAAGCGACCGCGAGGCCGTGGATTTCTACCGTTTCACCAGTGTGCTGAAGCGCGCGCTCGATGACGATGGGCGTCAGAAGATCGTGGAGATGCTGTGGGACATCGCCTACGCCGATGGCGTGGCCGATGAATTCGAGGAAAATACGATCTGGCGGATCGCCGAGCTTCTCGGCGTTTCGACACGCGACAGGGTCTTGCTCCGCCAGCGTGTCGCCGGCCGCGCACCCGCCCCCGCTCCCACCCGAGGCCCCTGGGCCGCACCTGCCGCCGCCAAGGACAAAGCATGA
- the pheT gene encoding phenylalanine--tRNA ligase subunit beta — translation MKFTLSWLKDHLETDATLDEIIAALTKTGLEVEHAEDKAAALKDFVIARVIEAKPHPNADRLRVCLVDTGGSTPVQVVCGAPNARAGMTSVFSPPGTYIPGKKITLGKGVIRGVESHGMLCSGAELELSQDHDGILDLPEAAPVGAAYAAWAQLDDPVVEINLLPNRPDAAGIHGIARDLAAAGLGKLKNRAIKPVEISFPCPAGIRLDFAPQDAHLAPAFALRLVTGVRNGQSPAWMQRRLKAIGLRPINALVDITNYLTFDRARPLHVFDAQKIKGNITVRRSAPGEELIALDGKTYRLDADNVVIADEAGVESLAGIMGGQASGCDETTTDVLIESALWDPVNIARSGRRLGINSDARYRFERGVDPAFCLPGLELATRLVIELCGGSASQITLAGRIPQPDKRIVFPWSEVKRLTGLELDSSEMAGILESLGFELANLAGNAGEVVVKVPSFRPDIEGKADLVEEILRIAGLDRVQPVPLPRASAQVAAAVLTLPQKRAKSAKRALAANGLVEAVTWSFVSRQRAEMFGGGATSLALANPIAPELSDMRPSLLPGLIAAGQRNADRGHGDVALFEVGQIFLGDGEADQKIAVSGIRRGLAKETGRGKNWSMAAANVDPFDAKADVLALLSGLGVAAAAVQIVAGGPAWFHPGRSATLQFGPKNVIGAFGEIHPGTLEAMGAEGPVAGFELLLDDIPAPKLRLTRTKPKLELPEFMPVQRDFAFLVDRPVNAADIVKAAMAGERALVTEVGVFDVYEGETIPEGKKSVAISVTLQPREKTLTEAEIDAAAGKIVAEVVKKTGACLRG, via the coding sequence ATGAAATTCACGCTTTCCTGGCTCAAGGATCATCTTGAGACCGATGCCACCCTCGACGAAATCATCGCCGCGCTGACCAAGACCGGTCTTGAGGTCGAGCATGCCGAGGACAAAGCCGCCGCCCTCAAGGATTTTGTCATCGCCCGCGTCATCGAGGCGAAACCCCACCCCAATGCCGACCGGCTGCGTGTCTGCCTTGTCGATACGGGAGGCAGCACCCCCGTACAGGTCGTTTGCGGCGCGCCAAACGCGCGAGCGGGCATGACATCGGTATTTTCTCCGCCCGGAACCTATATCCCTGGAAAGAAGATCACGCTCGGCAAGGGCGTGATCCGGGGGGTCGAGTCGCACGGCATGCTGTGTTCGGGCGCCGAACTCGAACTCTCCCAGGACCATGATGGCATTCTCGATTTACCCGAGGCGGCGCCGGTCGGCGCGGCTTATGCGGCCTGGGCTCAACTCGATGACCCGGTCGTCGAGATCAATCTTTTGCCGAACCGGCCCGATGCGGCGGGCATCCACGGCATTGCCCGCGACCTTGCGGCGGCGGGGCTGGGCAAGCTCAAGAACCGAGCCATAAAACCGGTCGAAATCAGTTTTCCGTGCCCGGCTGGGATCCGCCTCGATTTCGCGCCGCAAGACGCGCATCTGGCGCCAGCCTTCGCGTTGCGCCTCGTCACAGGAGTCCGCAATGGGCAAAGCCCGGCGTGGATGCAGAGGCGACTCAAGGCGATCGGGCTGCGGCCGATCAATGCGCTCGTCGATATCACCAATTATTTGACCTTCGACCGGGCCAGGCCGCTGCATGTTTTCGATGCCCAAAAAATCAAGGGAAACATCACCGTCCGCCGCAGCGCGCCGGGCGAGGAATTGATCGCGCTGGATGGCAAAACCTACCGGCTCGACGCGGACAATGTGGTCATCGCCGACGAGGCTGGGGTTGAATCGCTTGCCGGAATCATGGGCGGGCAAGCCTCGGGCTGCGACGAGACAACGACCGATGTGCTTATCGAATCGGCATTGTGGGATCCGGTGAATATCGCGCGCAGCGGGCGGCGTCTTGGCATAAATTCGGACGCGCGCTACCGGTTTGAACGGGGTGTCGATCCGGCGTTCTGCTTGCCTGGACTTGAGCTTGCGACGCGGCTTGTTATCGAGCTTTGCGGCGGCTCTGCCTCGCAAATCACGCTTGCCGGGAGGATTCCGCAGCCCGACAAGCGGATTGTATTTCCCTGGAGTGAGGTCAAACGGCTGACGGGTCTCGAACTCGACAGCTCGGAAATGGCCGGTATTCTCGAAAGCCTTGGATTCGAACTCGCCAATTTGGCTGGGAATGCTGGCGAGGTGGTGGTTAAGGTGCCCTCGTTCCGCCCCGACATCGAGGGCAAGGCCGATCTCGTCGAGGAAATCCTGCGTATCGCCGGGCTTGACCGCGTTCAGCCGGTGCCATTGCCGCGTGCATCGGCGCAGGTTGCGGCGGCGGTGCTGACATTGCCGCAAAAGCGGGCCAAGAGCGCCAAACGGGCGCTCGCCGCCAATGGCCTTGTCGAAGCGGTGACGTGGTCGTTTGTGTCGCGCCAGCGTGCGGAGATGTTTGGCGGCGGCGCAACGTCGCTCGCGCTTGCCAATCCGATTGCGCCAGAACTATCGGACATGCGGCCGAGTCTGTTGCCAGGGCTGATCGCGGCGGGCCAACGCAATGCCGACCGCGGCCATGGCGACGTCGCGCTTTTCGAAGTCGGCCAGATCTTTCTCGGCGACGGGGAAGCAGATCAAAAGATCGCCGTGAGCGGGATAAGGCGCGGCCTTGCGAAAGAGACCGGCCGCGGAAAAAATTGGTCGATGGCCGCCGCCAATGTCGACCCGTTCGACGCCAAGGCGGATGTTCTCGCGCTTCTCTCGGGGCTTGGTGTGGCGGCGGCCGCCGTGCAGATCGTTGCTGGCGGACCTGCCTGGTTTCATCCCGGCCGCTCCGCGACGCTTCAATTTGGGCCAAAAAATGTCATTGGCGCGTTCGGCGAGATCCATCCGGGCACCCTGGAAGCCATGGGTGCCGAGGGGCCAGTCGCCGGTTTTGAGTTGCTTCTCGATGACATACCAGCGCCGAAATTGAGGCTCACAAGAACCAAACCGAAACTCGAACTTCCGGAGTTCATGCCTGTGCAACGCGACTTCGCCTTCCTCGTCGACCGGCCGGTGAACGCCGCCGACATCGTGAAGGCGGCCATGGCCGGCGAACGTGCCCTCGTCACCGAGGTTGGCGTGTTCGACGTCTATGAAGGCGAGACCATTCCGGAAGGTAAGAAATCGGTCGCCATATCCGTCACCTTGCAACCGCGCGAAAAAACCCTAACCGAAGCTGAGATTGATGCCGCTGCCGGCAAAATCGTCGCCGAGGTCGTCAAGAAAACCGGCGCGTGCCTTAGAGGATGA
- a CDS encoding BolA family protein, translating into MRAQSDLAASDRIKAKLQAALTPVFVEIIDESHKHAGHAHAVARPGTAGTTGETHFRVKVIAEIFRGKSRIERHRAIHQLLETEFEGGLHALAIEAKAPGE; encoded by the coding sequence ATGCGCGCGCAAAGTGACTTGGCTGCCAGCGATCGCATCAAGGCAAAATTGCAGGCGGCTCTAACCCCTGTCTTTGTCGAAATCATCGACGAGTCTCACAAACACGCGGGCCACGCCCACGCCGTGGCACGGCCAGGCACGGCCGGGACGACGGGCGAAACCCATTTTCGGGTTAAAGTGATTGCCGAAATATTTAGAGGCAAAAGCCGGATCGAGCGCCACCGCGCGATTCATCAGCTGTTGGAGACTGAATTCGAAGGCGGTCTGCATGCCTTGGCCATCGAGGCCAAGGCGCCAGGAGAATAG
- a CDS encoding J domain-containing protein produces the protein MNLRSRLFDRIRVKSALKEEPRADQTLCQHPGCNEAGPFRAPMGRLREGQYFCFCLDHVREYNASYNYFNGMSNEAMADYQREALVGHRPTWSMGVKRGGKKFREESDDPPRPGEGQEVSQAGTRRYSYETPRKPRYGLAALRALDQLGLDDTVDMVVIKARYKDLVKRLHPDANAGDRSNEDKLREIIRAYNYLRSVKEA, from the coding sequence ATGAATTTGAGATCACGTCTTTTCGACCGCATCAGGGTCAAGTCCGCGTTGAAGGAGGAACCGCGCGCGGACCAAACCTTGTGCCAGCATCCAGGCTGTAACGAAGCAGGTCCATTCCGGGCTCCCATGGGACGTCTGCGGGAGGGCCAATATTTTTGCTTCTGCCTCGACCATGTCCGCGAATACAACGCATCTTATAATTATTTCAATGGCATGAGCAATGAAGCCATGGCCGATTATCAGCGCGAGGCCTTGGTTGGTCACCGGCCGACCTGGTCCATGGGAGTGAAACGCGGCGGCAAGAAATTTCGCGAGGAGAGCGACGATCCGCCGCGCCCTGGCGAGGGCCAAGAAGTGTCGCAAGCAGGCACGCGGCGCTATTCTTACGAAACACCCCGGAAACCGCGTTATGGTCTGGCGGCCTTGAGAGCCCTCGACCAATTGGGTCTTGATGATACCGTGGACATGGTCGTGATCAAGGCCCGCTACAAGGATTTGGTCAAGCGCTTGCATCCGGACGCCAATGCGGGGGACCGGTCGAATGAAGACAAATTGCGTGAGATAATCCGCGCCTATAATTATTTGAGGTCTGTCAAGGAGGCTTGA
- the cobS gene encoding cobaltochelatase subunit CobS, with translation MIMDESAAPGGLPDMKISVRQVFGIDSDMEAPAYSSVDPHVPDLDPDYLFDRDTTLAILAGFAKNRRVMITGYHGTGKSTHIEQVAARLNWPCVRINLDSHVSRIDLIGKDAIVIKDGLQVTEFRDGILPWALQNNVALCFDEYDAGRPDVMFVIQRVLEMSGRLTLLDQSRVIRPHPAFRLFSTTNTIGLGDTSGLYHGTQQINQGQMDRWSIVATLNYLPHDKEVEIVLSKVKKFQATKEGRDTINKMVRVADLTRNAFIGGDLSTVMSPRTVITWAENTEIFSDTGFAFRLTFLNKCDELERALVAEFYQRSFGKDLPESAINVVMS, from the coding sequence ATGATAATGGACGAAAGCGCCGCGCCTGGCGGCCTGCCCGACATGAAGATCTCGGTGCGGCAAGTCTTTGGTATCGACAGCGACATGGAAGCTCCCGCTTATTCCAGCGTCGATCCGCATGTTCCAGATCTTGATCCCGATTATCTCTTCGATCGCGATACGACGCTCGCCATTCTCGCGGGCTTCGCCAAGAACCGCCGCGTGATGATCACCGGTTATCACGGCACCGGCAAGTCGACGCATATCGAACAGGTCGCGGCGCGGCTGAACTGGCCCTGTGTCCGGATCAACCTCGACAGTCACGTGTCCCGCATCGATCTCATCGGCAAGGATGCGATCGTCATCAAGGACGGTCTGCAAGTGACCGAGTTCCGGGATGGCATTCTGCCATGGGCGCTGCAAAACAATGTCGCCTTGTGTTTCGACGAATATGACGCGGGCCGCCCGGATGTGATGTTCGTCATTCAGCGTGTGCTCGAAATGTCGGGCCGTCTTACCCTTCTCGATCAGAGCCGGGTGATCCGGCCACATCCCGCCTTCCGGCTGTTCTCAACGACGAACACGATCGGTCTTGGCGATACGTCGGGCCTTTATCATGGCACCCAGCAAATCAACCAGGGGCAGATGGACCGCTGGTCGATCGTTGCCACGCTGAACTATCTGCCGCACGACAAGGAAGTCGAGATTGTCCTCTCCAAGGTAAAGAAATTTCAGGCAACCAAGGAAGGCCGCGATACGATCAACAAAATGGTGCGCGTCGCCGATCTGACCCGCAACGCATTCATCGGCGGCGATCTTTCGACCGTGATGAGCCCGCGCACCGTGATCACCTGGGCCGAGAACACGGAAATTTTCAGCGACACAGGGTTCGCGTTCCGGCTGACCTTTCTCAACAAATGCGACGAATTGGAACGCGCGCTTGTTGCGGAATTCTACCAGCGGAGTTTTGGCAAGGATCTTCCAGAAAGCGCGATCAATGTCGTCATGAGCTGA
- the cobT gene encoding cobaltochelatase subunit CobT produces MSSNQKPHGKMEAPREPFKRAVASCMRAMAKMPQIEVAFAAERPSLVSTGDSAKARLPEPSRKLDAREAAILRGHADSMALRLTCHNMDMHRRLTPQATAARAVFDAVEQARVEAIGSRRMQGVAGNLDAMLDDRFQRARYADITARSDAPLEDALAMIVRERLTGLRPPKNAEKIVELWRPWIEERAAAELDRLSFQIEDQRAFAIAFHKVLTALEMVDEGSLDSTLEDEEDADGEPDGAADDEAADGAEDHTGDASRSETAEASSEGMEESEIDAADAPAGEFEEEAELGSSDEPGDPRPPLPQARAEPRASDYKAFTSKYDEVVAAQDLCDAEELDRLRSYLDKQLNNLSSIVARLANRLQRRLLAQQNRSWEFDLEEGILDPARLPRVIADPRQPLSFKREKDMAFRDTVVTLLIDNSGSMRGRPITVAATCADILARTLERCGVKVEILGFTTRAWKGGQSREGWLQANRPASPGRLNDLRHIIYKSADAPWRRSRKHLGLMMREGLLKENIDGEALDWAHRRLLARPEQRRILMMISDGAPVDDSTLSVNPGNYLEKHLRFMIEEIETRSPVELIAIGIGHDVTRYYRRAVTIVDAEELGGAMTEKLAELFDETSAEPRAPVRYKLHHGSPVGSTVH; encoded by the coding sequence ATGAGTTCCAACCAGAAGCCGCATGGAAAGATGGAAGCGCCGCGAGAGCCGTTTAAGCGGGCGGTCGCCTCGTGCATGCGCGCCATGGCAAAAATGCCGCAGATCGAGGTGGCTTTCGCGGCCGAGCGGCCGAGTCTGGTCTCGACGGGGGACAGCGCCAAGGCGCGGTTGCCGGAACCCTCGCGCAAGCTCGACGCGCGGGAAGCGGCGATTTTGCGCGGTCACGCCGATTCCATGGCGCTCCGGCTCACCTGTCACAACATGGATATGCACCGGCGGCTGACTCCCCAAGCCACCGCCGCGCGGGCGGTTTTCGATGCGGTCGAACAAGCGCGCGTCGAGGCGATCGGATCGCGGCGGATGCAGGGTGTCGCGGGCAATCTCGATGCCATGCTCGATGACCGGTTTCAACGCGCCCGCTATGCGGACATTACGGCGCGCAGCGACGCGCCGCTCGAGGACGCGCTCGCGATGATCGTGCGTGAGCGCCTGACTGGGCTGAGGCCTCCCAAAAACGCGGAAAAGATTGTCGAACTTTGGCGGCCTTGGATCGAGGAGCGTGCGGCGGCTGAACTCGACCGGCTGTCCTTTCAAATCGAGGATCAGCGGGCCTTCGCGATCGCCTTCCATAAAGTCTTGACCGCGCTCGAAATGGTCGATGAGGGCAGCCTTGACAGCACCCTGGAAGACGAGGAGGACGCCGATGGCGAACCCGACGGGGCCGCCGACGATGAAGCGGCGGACGGCGCCGAGGATCATACAGGCGATGCCAGCCGGAGCGAAACCGCCGAGGCTTCTTCGGAAGGGATGGAAGAAAGCGAGATCGATGCCGCCGACGCGCCGGCCGGCGAATTCGAGGAGGAGGCCGAGCTTGGCTCTTCCGATGAGCCCGGCGATCCACGGCCGCCGTTGCCGCAGGCGCGCGCGGAACCGCGTGCCTCCGATTACAAGGCTTTCACCAGCAAATATGACGAGGTTGTCGCGGCGCAGGATCTTTGCGATGCCGAGGAACTCGACCGGCTTCGCTCCTACCTCGACAAGCAATTGAACAATCTCTCCTCGATCGTCGCGCGGCTAGCCAACCGGCTGCAAAGGCGTCTGCTGGCGCAGCAGAACCGGTCCTGGGAGTTCGACCTCGAGGAAGGCATCCTCGATCCCGCCCGGCTGCCGCGGGTGATCGCCGATCCGCGCCAGCCGCTCTCGTTCAAGCGCGAGAAGGATATGGCGTTCCGCGATACGGTCGTGACCTTGCTCATCGACAACTCGGGATCAATGCGCGGCCGCCCGATCACGGTCGCCGCCACCTGCGCCGATATTTTGGCCCGCACCTTGGAGCGCTGCGGCGTCAAGGTCGAAATCCTCGGTTTCACGACGCGCGCATGGAAGGGCGGTCAATCGCGGGAAGGGTGGCTGCAGGCGAACAGGCCAGCATCGCCCGGCCGCCTCAACGACCTTCGCCACATCATTTATAAATCGGCGGACGCGCCTTGGCGGCGGTCGCGCAAACATCTCGGGCTCATGATGCGCGAGGGTCTGCTCAAGGAAAATATCGACGGCGAGGCGCTCGATTGGGCGCACCGGCGGCTTCTCGCGCGGCCAGAGCAGCGCCGCATCTTGATGATGATTTCCGATGGCGCGCCGGTCGATGATTCGACACTTTCGGTCAATCCCGGCAATTATCTTGAAAAGCATTTGCGCTTCATGATCGAGGAGATCGAAACACGCTCTCCCGTCGAACTGATTGCGATCGGCATCGGCCATGACGTGACGCGTTACTACCGCCGCGCGGTGACGATCGTCGACGCCGAGGAACTTGGCGGCGCCATGACGGAAAAATTGGCGGAGCTGTTCGATGAAACGTCGGCGGAGCCGCGGGCGCCCGTAAGGTACAAGCTGCACCACGGTTCGCCAGTCGGGAGCACCGTCCATTAG
- the xoxF5 gene encoding lanthanide-dependent methanol dehydrogenase XoxF5 encodes MRKFLLMSCIGAAAVLANGAAFSNDELIQLSKDPKQWALPTGDYANHRFSQLDQINTDNVKRLVPVWSFSTGVLRGHEGGPLVIGSVMYFSTPFPNIVYALDLNHDGRILWKYEPKQDPNVIPVMCCDTVNRGVAYGEGKIFLHQADTTLVALNAQTGAVVWSVKNGDPSRGETGTSAPQVVKDKVLVGISGGEFGVRGSVTAYDIKTGKRAWRGYSMGPDADTLIDPEHTTSLGKPVGVDSGINTWKGDQWKIGGGATWGWISFDPQLNLVYYGSGNPSTWNPKQRPGDNRWSMTVWARDADSGVAKWVYQLTPHDQWDYDAINEMILANQEMRKVLVHFDRNGFGYTIDRETGEPIVAEKYDAAVNWATKVDLDKSSPTYGRPLVVKEFSTEANGEDVNSQGICPAALGSKDEQPAAYSPVTNLFYIPANHVCMDYEPFHVSYTAGQPYVGATLSMYPPKGDSHMGNFTAWDAKTGKIVWQKKELFSVWSGALATAGNLVFYGTLEGYLKAVDARTGDELFKFKTPSGIIGNVITYQNGGKQYVAVLSGVGGWAGIGLAAGLTKGTEGLGAVGGYAALSNYTALGGQLTVFALPSGY; translated from the coding sequence ATGCGCAAGTTCCTGCTAATGTCCTGTATCGGTGCCGCGGCGGTTCTCGCCAATGGTGCTGCCTTCTCCAATGATGAACTGATCCAACTTTCGAAAGATCCCAAGCAGTGGGCGCTGCCCACGGGTGACTACGCCAATCACCGCTTCTCGCAACTCGACCAGATCAACACCGACAATGTGAAGCGGCTGGTTCCCGTATGGAGTTTTTCGACGGGTGTTTTGCGCGGTCACGAAGGCGGCCCCTTGGTGATTGGCAGTGTGATGTATTTCAGCACGCCATTCCCCAACATTGTCTATGCCCTCGACTTAAATCACGACGGCAGGATTCTTTGGAAATATGAGCCAAAACAGGATCCGAATGTCATTCCGGTCATGTGCTGTGACACCGTCAATCGTGGCGTTGCTTATGGCGAAGGCAAGATCTTCCTGCATCAGGCCGATACGACGCTGGTCGCGCTGAACGCGCAAACCGGTGCTGTCGTGTGGTCGGTGAAGAACGGCGATCCTTCCAGAGGCGAGACGGGCACGTCGGCGCCGCAAGTCGTGAAGGACAAAGTTCTCGTCGGCATTTCAGGCGGCGAATTTGGCGTTCGCGGATCTGTCACGGCTTATGACATCAAGACCGGCAAGCGGGCTTGGCGCGGCTATTCGATGGGACCGGATGCCGACACTCTGATCGATCCGGAACACACGACCAGCCTAGGCAAGCCCGTCGGAGTGGATTCCGGCATCAACACCTGGAAGGGTGACCAGTGGAAGATTGGCGGCGGCGCCACCTGGGGCTGGATCTCCTTCGACCCGCAGCTGAACCTCGTCTATTATGGTTCTGGCAATCCCTCGACGTGGAACCCCAAGCAGCGGCCGGGCGACAATCGCTGGTCGATGACTGTGTGGGCGCGCGACGCGGATAGCGGTGTCGCCAAATGGGTCTATCAGCTGACGCCGCATGATCAGTGGGATTATGATGCGATCAACGAGATGATCCTGGCCAATCAGGAGATGCGCAAGGTTCTCGTCCATTTCGACCGGAACGGCTTCGGCTACACGATCGATCGTGAAACCGGCGAGCCGATCGTCGCGGAAAAATACGATGCGGCGGTCAATTGGGCGACCAAGGTCGATCTTGATAAAAGTTCCCCGACCTATGGACGTCCGCTGGTCGTCAAGGAATTTTCGACCGAGGCCAATGGCGAGGACGTGAATTCGCAGGGCATTTGCCCGGCGGCTCTCGGATCGAAGGATGAACAGCCGGCCGCTTATTCGCCGGTGACCAATCTCTTCTACATTCCCGCCAATCACGTGTGCATGGATTATGAACCCTTCCATGTCAGCTATACGGCGGGGCAGCCTTATGTCGGCGCGACCTTGTCCATGTATCCGCCCAAGGGCGATTCCCATATGGGCAATTTCACTGCCTGGGATGCCAAGACCGGTAAAATCGTATGGCAGAAAAAAGAGCTGTTCTCGGTTTGGTCTGGCGCTCTTGCGACCGCCGGCAATTTGGTCTTCTACGGCACGCTTGAAGGCTATCTGAAAGCTGTCGATGCCCGGACCGGGGACGAGCTTTTCAAGTTCAAGACGCCGTCCGGGATTATCGGGAACGTCATCACCTATCAGAACGGCGGCAAGCAATATGTGGCGGTGCTCTCCGGCGTCGGCGGCTGGGCCGGCATCGGTCTTGCGGCCGGCTTGACGAAGGGAACCGAAGGCCTTGGCGCGGTGGGCGGCTATGCGGCGCTCTCCAACTATACGGCGCTCGGCGGCCAACTGACCGTGTTCGCTCTACCGTCGGGGTACTAA
- a CDS encoding c-type cytochrome, methanol metabolism-related, translating to MAEAPGDPKSVKQDDKGKYVDGKGDPTFNVKPDGTVDWYSYSGYRRYTSECSVCHGPDGEGSTYAPALKNSLKTINYPEFYGIVVGGRQNLGGGENKVMPALGDNKNVMCYIDDIYVYLRSRSNEAVPRGRPPAHDEKPPQASEAEKACLGE from the coding sequence ATGGCCGAGGCTCCTGGCGACCCCAAGTCGGTCAAGCAAGACGACAAAGGCAAATATGTTGATGGGAAGGGGGATCCCACCTTCAACGTCAAGCCGGATGGAACTGTGGACTGGTACAGCTATTCTGGTTACCGCCGCTACACATCCGAATGCTCGGTCTGCCACGGCCCCGATGGCGAAGGTTCAACTTATGCGCCGGCCCTCAAGAATTCGCTGAAAACGATCAACTACCCCGAATTTTACGGGATTGTCGTTGGCGGCCGGCAAAATCTCGGCGGCGGTGAAAACAAGGTGATGCCGGCGCTCGGCGATAATAAAAACGTCATGTGCTATATCGACGATATTTATGTTTATCTCCGCTCGAGATCGAATGAAGCGGTCCCTCGCGGCAGGCCTCCGGCTCATGACGAGAAACCACCGCAGGCATCCGAAGCGGAGAAGGCATGTCTCGGCGAGTAG